A stretch of Castanea sativa cultivar Marrone di Chiusa Pesio chromosome 2, ASM4071231v1 DNA encodes these proteins:
- the LOC142623988 gene encoding uncharacterized protein LOC142623988, producing the protein MESPANLSEEIQNGEPQSSQTQKASQYELSREQRIKENLERMQKLGILDLSLKLKSVIPSNTKRNPRNRNHNCSTTPRPSPAPPSGPTRRSSRLQNGTPVSYAETEIVKRRKSLQDDVVLLEEGSKPEFYTEEHEKRLGNTEKSWTLFVDGYGKDGKRIYDQVRGKTCHQCRQKTLGYRTQCCKCNMVQGQFCGDCLYMRYGEHVLEALQNPNWICPPCRGICNCSLCRQAKGWPPTGTLYKKISKLGFKSVAHYLIQTRRLQTNLDKNADVTKQVSAKRSLPFSDVVAESEGSLKVDSIHLGSFKSQSEAKSEDKFESEKQTSPIPGTNNQVSARRSLPFSGIGVQSVNMTSSTEVENGVDDLHGLAKSLTGNTTDDQFNGEKEKELHFTDKEHGDRNNDLKSSSKLKKKCALPIVPSPDSVAGRLRQRRRISNRHDDKQLPGVSENIADIKQDVSASDVDEEEEMHSKESVDDDNNIASERSPKHKKPAPAAEPSHRHNELGMNGRILDIKQAVNKSPASTASIPASQSIVGRLRQRHRIGNGHDDKGLPGASEKIADIKQDVTFTPESGVEEDEMPSKESEGGDDNIESERSPKQSENKSPASSAFVPATQGIAGRLRSRCKTN; encoded by the exons ATGGAATCCCCTGCAAATCTTAGCGAAGAAATCCAAAATGGCGAGCCCCAGAGCAGCCAAACCCAGAAAGCGTCACAGTACGAGCTATCCAGAGAGCAAAGGATCAAAGAAAACCTCGAGAGAATGCAGAAGCTGGGTATTCTCGACCTCTCTCTCAAGCTCAAGTCTGTGATTCCCTCTAACACGAAGCGCAACCCAAGGAACCGCAACCACAACTGTTCAACTACTCCTCGGCCCTCTCCTGCGCCGCCATCTGGACCCACTCGCCGCTCTTCCCG GTTGCAGAATGGGACACCAGTTAGCTATGCAGAAACGGAAATCGTGAAGAGGCGTAAGTCTTTGCAAGATGATGTTGTATTGTTGGAAGAGGGTTCAAAGCCAGAGTTTTACACTGAAGAGCATGAGAAGCGGTTGGGCAACACTGAGAAGAGCTGGACATTATTTGTGGATGGTTATGGCAAGGATGGAAAGAGAATTTATGACCAAGTTAGGGGAAAGACTTGCCATCAATGCAG GCAGAAAACTCTTGGCTATCGGACTCAATGTTGCAAATGCAACATGGTCCAAGGGCAGTTCTGTGGAGATTGTTTGTATATGAG ATACGGGGAACACGTACTTGAAGCCCTGCAAAACCCTAATTGGATTTGCCCTCCCTGTCGTGGAATCTGCAACTGCAGTTTGTGCCGGCAAGCTAAAGGATGGCCTCCCACTGGTACTCTTTATAAAAAG ATATCAAAATTGGGCTTCAAATCCGTTGCGCACTACCTCATTCAGACTCGACGCTTACAGACAAATTTGGATAAAAATGCTGATGTTACCAAGCAAGTTTCGGCAAAGAGGTCACTGCCATTCTCAGATGTTGTAGCAGAGTCTGAGGGATCTCTCAAGGTTGACAGTATTCACCTTGGATCATTTAAGTCTCAATCTGAAGCCAAAAGTGAGGATAAGTTTGAGAGTGAGAAACAGACTAGTCCGATTCCAGGTACTAACAATCAAGTTTCTGCTAGGAGGTCATTACCCTTTTCAGGTATAGGAGTGCAGTCTGTGAATATGACTTCTTCTACAGAGGTTGAAAATGGGGTTGATGATCTTCATGGGTTAGCAAAGTCTCTAACTGGAAACACCACAGATGACCAGTTCAATggtgaaaaagagaaggaacTGCATTTTACAGACAAAGAACATGGTGATAGAAATAATGATTTGAAAAGTTCCTCAAAGCTAAAAAAGAAGTGTGCACTCCCCATTGTACCAAGCCCTGATAGTGTTGCTGGAAGATTGAGGCAGAGGCGCAGAATAAGCAATCGCCATGATGATAAGCAGTTACCAGGGGTTAGTGAGAACATTGCAGACATCAAGCAGGATGTATCAGCAAGCGATGTAGATGAAGAGGAGGAAATGCATTCTAAAGAAAGTGTGGATGACGATAATAATATTGCATCAGAGAGAAGTCCAAAGCATAAGAAGCCTGCTCCTGCTGCTGAACCAAGCCACAGGCACAATGAGTTAGGAATGAATGGGAGAATTTTAGATATTAAGCAGGCTGTAAACAAGTCACCAGCATCAACTGCATCCATTCCTGCCTCGCAAAGTATTGTGGGAAGATTGAGGCAGAGGCACAGAATAGGAAATGGCCATGATGACAAGGGGTTACCAGGGGCTAGTGAGAAAATTGCAGATATCAAGCAGGATGTAACTTTTACACCAGAAAGTGGTGTAGAGGAAGACGAGATGCCTTCTAAAGAAAGTGAGGGTGGTGATGATAATATTGAATCAGAGAGAAGTCCAAAGCAGTCTGAAAACAAGTCACCAGCATCATCTGCATTTGTTCCTGCCACACAAGGTATTGCTGGAAGATTGAGGTCTAGATGCAAAACAAACTGA